From Leptotrichia wadei, one genomic window encodes:
- a CDS encoding UDP-N-acetylmuramoyl-L-alanyl-D-glutamate--2,6-diaminopimelate ligase, whose amino-acid sequence MYKIFKDVSYKLLQEGENFEIKGIEYDSRKIEKDFVFVAMTGSTVDGHDFIQKAIDSGAKMIVCEKDVNVKEYRNADSVTFVQVEDIRKKLGIIASNYYDYPQNKIKIVGITGTNGKTTSSFILENILEKTARIGTTGNRILDEEFETVNTTPESLELIKLIDKSVKKGADYFIMEVSSHALQIGRVDMLKFDSAIFTNLTQDHLDFHKTMENYFNAKKKIFSMLRNNGVGIVNIDDKYGEKIYSEKKDGNNDYISISIKNEEADVWGDILNYTNHGMKIKINLDNYFERRNLVKNKDEEEYKFEIELVGEYNLYNVLGCVASALSLGAKMDFIVKKLQEMPSVPGRFETIKNDLEARIVVDFAHTDDGLLNIGKTLKQITDNQVITIFGAGGDRDHDKRPKMAKAATKFSDYIILTSDNPRTENPVKILADIEKGLIAEKYPFDKYIIISDREKAIRYGMRLLQKGDSLLIAGKGHETYQIIGNEKTHFDDREVVRKILAGK is encoded by the coding sequence ATGTATAAAATATTTAAAGATGTAAGTTACAAGTTGCTTCAAGAAGGTGAAAACTTTGAAATTAAGGGCATTGAATATGATTCACGGAAAATTGAAAAGGATTTTGTATTTGTGGCAATGACAGGAAGCACCGTGGATGGACATGATTTTATTCAAAAGGCTATTGACAGCGGAGCTAAAATGATTGTTTGTGAAAAGGATGTAAATGTAAAAGAGTATAGAAATGCTGATTCTGTAACTTTTGTTCAAGTGGAAGATATACGTAAAAAATTAGGAATAATTGCTTCAAATTATTACGATTATCCGCAAAATAAAATAAAAATAGTTGGAATTACAGGAACAAATGGTAAAACTACATCGAGCTTTATTTTGGAAAATATTCTGGAAAAAACAGCTAGAATAGGAACTACTGGAAATCGTATTTTAGATGAAGAATTTGAAACAGTTAATACAACTCCAGAATCATTGGAACTGATAAAATTAATAGATAAAAGTGTAAAAAAAGGTGCAGATTACTTTATAATGGAAGTAAGTTCCCATGCCCTTCAAATTGGACGTGTGGATATGCTTAAATTTGATTCTGCAATATTTACTAACTTGACACAAGACCACCTTGATTTTCATAAAACTATGGAAAATTACTTTAATGCCAAGAAAAAAATATTTTCAATGCTGAGAAATAATGGTGTAGGAATAGTTAATATTGACGATAAATATGGGGAAAAAATTTATTCTGAAAAAAAAGATGGAAATAACGATTATATTTCTATAAGTATAAAAAACGAAGAAGCTGATGTGTGGGGAGATATTTTAAATTATACAAATCATGGAATGAAAATAAAAATAAATTTGGATAATTATTTTGAAAGAAGAAACCTTGTAAAAAATAAAGATGAAGAAGAATACAAATTTGAAATAGAATTAGTGGGAGAATATAATTTGTATAATGTCCTTGGCTGTGTTGCCAGCGCATTGTCGCTTGGGGCAAAAATGGATTTTATTGTGAAAAAATTACAGGAAATGCCATCAGTTCCAGGAAGATTTGAGACAATAAAAAATGATCTGGAAGCAAGAATTGTAGTGGATTTTGCACATACAGATGATGGACTTTTAAACATTGGAAAAACCTTAAAGCAAATTACAGATAATCAAGTAATAACAATATTTGGCGCAGGTGGCGACAGAGATCACGACAAGCGTCCAAAGATGGCAAAAGCAGCAACAAAATTTAGTGATTACATCATTTTAACATCAGACAATCCTCGTACAGAGAACCCTGTAAAAATTTTGGCAGATATAGAAAAAGGGCTTATTGCTGAAAAATATCCATTTGACAAATATATAATTATTTCCGATAGGGAAAAGGCAATAAGATATGGAATGAGACTTCTTCAAAAGGGAGACAGCCTTTTAATCGCAGGAAAAGGACATGAAACTTATCAAATAATTGGAAATGAAAAAACACATTTTGATGATAGGGAAGTAGTAAGAAAAATTTTGGCTGGGAAATAA
- a CDS encoding carbohydrate porin, with protein sequence MKKRLLLALTAFLLACTLVNAETLEERVDRLEKELRETKEELQKQIAEKQIPAPAPVVITNPTSSLASLTDGFEFHGYGRAGLLINQNGDKGSAFKVQDEGFAQKYRLGNEDDTYAELELVKKFDVNGAKGSVHYMFSTKSGSGDEYKTWTSGSSTNPGSENDSFKTRQFYVDITPNDGATYWAGKRYYAREDIHINDYYIRNYSGTGAGIQNIKLGSGAADVALIANDPSDHPEYTLHSRYSVGPWAFELAGHTMKSDSTDKDITEWGAQGSVSYSLPGFYGLKDKGSSKIVLQGGKGLGSGSGLGSATAWGDTRKDAYSVNLVTYGQANLSDRWQIMPELGYRYDKNFGGEKDREQQWVTAGMRLVNPITQHFAMQYETGLDYVKVNKKSENYNSGLFKLTVAPTLKLDTENFWGRPEIRAFVTYGHGFGDKKFIRVDSDGKEHNKGVQFGVQTEVWF encoded by the coding sequence GTGAAAAAGAGATTGTTATTGGCATTGACAGCATTTTTACTGGCTTGTACATTAGTAAATGCTGAAACACTTGAAGAGAGAGTAGATAGATTAGAAAAAGAATTGAGAGAAACTAAAGAAGAATTACAAAAACAAATAGCTGAAAAACAAATTCCAGCACCAGCGCCAGTGGTAATAACAAATCCAACATCTAGTTTAGCAAGTTTAACTGATGGATTTGAATTTCACGGTTATGGAAGAGCAGGACTTCTTATAAATCAAAATGGAGATAAAGGAAGCGCATTTAAAGTTCAAGATGAAGGATTTGCTCAAAAATATAGATTAGGTAATGAAGATGACACTTATGCTGAATTAGAATTAGTTAAAAAATTTGATGTAAACGGAGCAAAAGGTTCAGTTCACTATATGTTTTCAACAAAATCAGGTTCAGGAGACGAATATAAAACATGGACTTCAGGAAGTTCAACAAATCCAGGTTCTGAAAACGATTCATTTAAAACTAGACAATTTTATGTTGATATAACTCCAAATGACGGAGCTACTTATTGGGCAGGGAAAAGATATTATGCAAGAGAAGATATTCATATAAATGACTATTATATTAGAAACTATTCAGGAACAGGTGCAGGAATTCAAAATATTAAACTTGGTTCTGGAGCAGCTGATGTTGCATTAATTGCAAACGATCCTAGTGATCATCCTGAATACACACTTCATTCAAGATATTCAGTAGGTCCATGGGCTTTTGAACTAGCAGGACACACAATGAAATCAGATTCTACAGATAAAGATATAACTGAATGGGGAGCACAAGGTTCTGTAAGTTATAGCCTACCTGGTTTTTATGGATTAAAGGACAAAGGATCTTCTAAAATAGTTCTTCAAGGTGGTAAAGGACTTGGTTCTGGAAGTGGACTTGGAAGTGCTACCGCTTGGGGAGATACTAGAAAAGATGCTTATTCTGTGAATTTAGTGACATACGGTCAAGCAAATCTTTCAGATAGATGGCAAATTATGCCTGAATTAGGTTATAGATATGACAAAAACTTTGGAGGGGAAAAAGACCGGGAACAACAATGGGTAACAGCTGGTATGAGACTTGTCAATCCTATTACACAACATTTTGCAATGCAATATGAAACAGGATTAGATTATGTAAAAGTTAATAAGAAATCAGAAAACTATAATAGTGGACTATTTAAATTAACCGTTGCTCCGACATTAAAACTTGATACAGAAAATTTCTGGGGAAGACCTGAAATTAGGGCATTTGTAACTTATGGACATGGATTTGGAGACAAGAAATTTATAAGAGTTGATTCAGATGGAAAAGAACATAATAAAGGCGTGCAATTTGGGGTTCAAACAGAAGTTTGGTTTTAA
- a CDS encoding glycosyltransferase family 9 protein — protein MKILIIRFSSFGDVVLTTPVIRAIKEKYPKAVIDFAVYDTFSEAISLNPEIRNLIIFEKKKSKDRKYIKDMINRLKTENYDYVIDLHSKFLSRIIGKSLENRHTQYCRYKKRKWWKTILVKAKLITYNADCTIVESYFTALKKLGINFSDENIKNGLGDNLEFYIDKQSEEKFVKKYNLKDGKYFVLAPGASKFTKKWPYYDELAKKILENKNKFVNNEEKLRIFVIGGKEDANVVKADKDGQVVDLCGKISFKESGILLKYAKVAVANDSGPFHIARAVKAKTFVFFGPTDPKLFSFEKNTFLLNNPSCPPHSLYGDDKFPKKYADCMSGISVETVFNKIVKEYN, from the coding sequence ATGAAAATATTAATAATAAGATTTAGCTCATTTGGGGATGTAGTGCTTACAACTCCAGTAATAAGGGCAATTAAAGAGAAATATCCAAAGGCTGTAATAGATTTTGCAGTTTATGATACTTTTTCTGAAGCAATTTCGTTAAATCCTGAAATTAGGAATTTGATAATTTTTGAGAAAAAGAAAAGTAAAGACCGAAAATATATAAAAGATATGATAAATAGACTAAAAACAGAAAATTATGATTATGTCATTGATCTTCATTCTAAATTTTTGTCTAGAATTATTGGAAAAAGTCTTGAAAACAGGCATACTCAATATTGCCGATACAAAAAAAGAAAATGGTGGAAAACTATTCTTGTGAAGGCAAAACTTATAACCTATAATGCAGATTGCACAATTGTTGAAAGTTATTTTACAGCTTTAAAGAAATTGGGAATAAATTTTTCTGATGAAAATATAAAAAATGGACTTGGAGATAATCTGGAATTTTATATTGACAAGCAATCTGAAGAGAAATTTGTAAAAAAATATAATTTAAAAGATGGAAAATATTTCGTGCTAGCTCCTGGAGCCTCTAAGTTTACGAAAAAGTGGCCTTATTATGATGAATTGGCAAAAAAAATTTTGGAAAATAAAAATAAATTTGTAAATAATGAGGAGAAATTGAGAATTTTTGTGATTGGTGGGAAAGAAGATGCAAATGTTGTAAAAGCTGATAAAGATGGACAAGTTGTTGATTTATGCGGGAAAATTTCCTTTAAGGAAAGCGGAATATTGTTAAAATATGCAAAAGTGGCTGTTGCAAATGATTCAGGCCCATTTCATATAGCCAGAGCTGTAAAAGCCAAGACTTTTGTATTTTTTGGACCGACTGATCCAAAATTATTTTCCTTTGAAAAAAATACTTTTTTACTGAATAATCCAAGCTGTCCACCACATTCACTTTACGGAGATGATAAATTTCCAAAAAAATATGCAGATTGCATGAGTGGAATCTCGGTAGAAACTGTATTTAATAAAATTGTTAAAGAATACAATTAA